The DNA window CAACAAGAGTAACACCGATTGTCTTATGGAAATCATTTCCTTGTTTACCATCGAGATTAAGCCCGGTGACCAGACCAACCACGCCGCCAATGTAGGCTAAGGTTTGACAAATAATATGAATGTAGAACCATACAGGCACTGCTGACTTGAACACCTTCAGGTATCTAGCTATCATGGCTCCCAATGGAATCATCACTCCCCAGCTTAACCCATTTATGATTCCATGAATCtacatataaaaacaaatcaatatttaatacaaacaacctaaaaaaacatgacattaattaataatcactCACATATTTATCTGTTCTGCCGCTGGACCCTTCTCCTCCTGTGCTAACTGCTTCCGTGCTAAAATCAACTGTCCCAAATGACTTCATATTGGATCCGGTAGTGGAGTGCTGCCCAAGATTGTTACCCGACACGGGACCATCTTGCCAGACCTGATTAAACGTAGTCTTACCGGCGGGAAGAACCAAGGTAGCATAGATGATAATCATCTGATCTCCTTCAAGGAACTCGCCGGAAATATTGGAAACATTGAAGGTCAAAGCTCCCTGAGACATGTCGGTGTTGTAGTCTGTGATTGAAGAAGTGTAGACATGAACGGAGCCGTTGTTGGAGTTGATGTATGCAACTAGACATTGAGCCCCGATCATGCCGGAATTTTGGAGGTTTAGGGCCCAAGAGACCCATTGGGAGGAGGTGACGTCGGCGTGGCGGTAGGCTATGTCAACAGTGTTGTTGGGCTTGTTGTAGTTCCAGTGGAGGAAGGAATTTAGGACTGAAAGGGAACTGCAGCTTCTGTATATCTTGTTGCTGGAGAATGTGTATGGCGGGCATGTTTGTTTCCCGTTCTGTAATAATTAGCCATATATAGATACTACTTCAACAATATGTTTTACTTCTTTAGGTTTTTGCAAGTGTAAAACATAATAACTTGTATTATCAAGATTATAGACGACAATTATAATCTCTCTaactgttttttatttaaattgttccCGGTTTGACCGATAGTTGACTGAAGATGTGCCGAGAATAATATTTATGTCTCACACCCggatttcattatattatattctgaatactaataaacacaattaaatatataacatcacccaataaattttgtattcttcatattttataactcttttaattttatattttataataatttaaattttcagtATATTTACCTGAATATACcctattcaaaaatatttttcaaaataaaacacGACTATCCACCTCGTTGTCATGCCTATTCAAAATAACAATGAAGTCTTAAaaaatccatttaaaaaaaagtctttctttaatttatttatataataattcaaaatcctCATGTTTGTGAGGCCAATTCTTAGATTCTTGCATAAgctcttttaattattataattaaataaagaatgaaaaaaacaattaatcttttatatagTTGAGATGCGTACGTGGGGTCGTGGTGATCATATGCGCACGTTAACTACACATGTTATAGTACCTCAACTTAAAAAACAAAAGTAGTTATTAAGAAAGTTGACCGTTACCGTTGCCGGTCCTCCATTGTTGTCGTTTTCAGGTAGCTCCTTCTGTAAATAGGGTATCAGACAAAtaaggtaaaaaaaaagttaagtaaTTGATGATGTTAAATTAAGAGTTAAGACTAACACTTTTCTCCGCCAAGGGCGGCGACGGGGAAGTGTTTGAGGTGACATTATAATCAGAGCTGAAATCAACAATGGCTGTCGACATCATATTTTCCCCACTCGTCGAATGCATGGCCATCGAGTTTCCATTAATCACCGGCCCTTCTTGCCAGACATGGTTAAAGGTAGTCTCATCGGTCGGAAGTTCTATGGTTGCGTATATTATCATTTCATTCCTCGAACTTCTCAATTCTGCCGATAAGGATGGCACGTTGAAGCTCAAATCTGCCTTACCCAAGTGGGTATTGTAACTATTAATAGGAGATGTATAGGCCTGAACATTGCCGGTGGAGTCCTGATAAGCTACGAGGGATTGGGCGCCGATCATGCCGGAGCCTTGGATATTTATGGCCCATGAGTACCAATGGGAGGCGGAACCGGTGGTGCGGTAGGCAATATCGATTGTGTTGGTGGTGGTGTGGTAGGTCCAGTGAAGGGTGGAGTTTAGGACGGGGAGAGTGTTGCAGGAAGCATAGGGCTGCCGGTTGCCGGAAAATTTATACGAGGAGCAGTTTTGATCATCGGCGGCAGTTTTAGAGGAGAGAAAAAGAGAGATTAGGGTAATGATAATAATGATACATGATAAGAATGaagagaaatgatattttcGGGCCTGCATCATCATGAAGAAATTATTCGTAGATAACATATATTCGAAGGGATCGGACGATTGAATGCCTTAAATACATGAATccaatacaaataattatataatatagaatgGAATATATGGATGCTACaacttgatatatatttatggaTCATGGCTAGGGCAGGTCAGAACTATATGAATCAGCTCACAAAAGTCTTCGCTCTCTACTTTCTCTCTAAAaccaatataaataatattattttcatcattaattatatttttttaaaataaatatgatggAAGAGTAAAagcaaaattatatatataaactaaatcaatCTTATCAAAATTAAACTCCCTTTCCTTTTTAGTAACCCTCCTCCCCTTCTTCTAattgttacattttttttttatctatatcaaTAATCCTTTTTcctttcagtttttattttatctagATCAGCTCCCAGCCAAAGCCACtcaattatataagttaaagtaTTGTACTTGAATTTTCAAATCTTAAGTCGTCAGTGTTGTCTCCCTAGCGGAACCCTAAATCGCTGTACTCGTTAGCCGAAAATATAAACCGTCTCGAAGAAGAAAGGTTTGTTCTATATAccaatttaaattgtttttatttttttccataaTGTTCAGATTGTTAagctacaattttttttttataaggtgAAATAGTTAGTTGGCTGGTAACCtgttgactttttttttttataaattgttgaTTAAAGTTTCACCTTAAATGTTATAACAAAGGGCCGTTAAAGTTTCTCGTATGTGAATTTTAACTTCAAGGTTTCATCAGATTTATGTGCAATTATTTTAGCACGGAATGAATTATCCCAAATCCAACTTAAAACATGGTTTAagctcttaattttttttttctttatatagaaAAGTCAATTTTTTAGCATAAAAAATGAGTATAAAATTAGAGCAGGTAATAAGATTctgaaaattgaattaaaaatgagaaattagtgttactatttgaatcaaaatgtTATATGATCTATAAAAGTATTGACATAATGTAGTttcatttaaatgttatttaagACTAGATGCAAACTCATTATTTGCATTTACAATTTTAGCCTATATAATGTGATATAGACACAGAGATTAAGTAAACAATTTGAAAGTCTTCTCAATCTTTTGTAGGTTGATACTTTAGCAAATGGCATTACAAatctattaaacataatttgaatttaattaataatatatataaattttaatttaagaatctCATCCAAAAATATTTGACATAAAACAGTATTTATAGGCTCAAAAATATGTGTCAATTAAGTTATATGGTTGGACAATGAGTTTGATCAAAATGGtagtatatatattagtttaatgtttgttttctatgttaatatattttttcttaagtGTTTGTTCATAATTTTACAAGTATATCATTTTTGtacttctattttttattttaaaattaatgtttctaTACATGTCTTTTTTCCGTTGGAGAGAATAAGAAGAAAGTGAGTAATGAAGATTCATCCTACGAGCCATTACTGTCTAATTTAGTTTTAAGTCATAATGAAGAAAGTGATTCTTTCGGTGAAAAAACTTTCGATGATTTTGATTTTAGAAGCTTCACAAATGAAGATGGAGTAGAAGTGGATcttgataatttgaatatttagagCTTAGTTAATGAACTAGTGAAAAAACTAAGTCGAAGTTATGCGTATAATCTCAACAGTAATGGTAATACACTGTTTAAATTTGGGGACtttcaatttgaaagaaaacgtAAAATTGTCCATAACAAAGTATAGTTGTTCAcatatgtttttttagattaagTATTGCATattacaagaaaataaaaacaatatgaaGTAAGGGGAAGTGACTTTGGACAATATTTATTAGTAAAGACAACACAAATAATACTTTGATGGTCAAGAGAATTCAATCAGAGCATACTTGTTACACGGTTCATAAAATTGGTTTAGTAACTGTTAAGTTCATTACCTCCAAATTTAGAGAAAGGATACAGATAGATCCTTCAAACACATTGTTATGTAAAGATTGAAATGTAATGGTTCGATAGAGTATGAGAAGTTATTTGACTATGTTGTTGAGATACAATCCACAAATCCTGGATCAACTATTGAGTTGAAACTTACTAGAGATAAGGAGACAAATGCgatttattttcaaagaatTTATGTGTGCTTTGATGCTGTGAAAAAATATTGGTTGCCTAGTTGTAGACCTATACTTGGATTATAAGGGAGTTTCTTACAAACCATTTATAAGGGTAAACTTGAGTTTCTTACAAACCATTTATAAGGGTAAACTTTTATCTATTGTTGGTTGAGATGGAAATAACCGAATGTACCCTCTCACATGGGTTGTGGTAGAATCTGAAAGTACAGACTCATGGCGTTagttttttaaacttttatcgAATGATATTGTACCGGTTTTCTTTGAGGGTGATTGTTTGACCCTAATATCTAATatgcaatatatattttttgatcaTTGGTCATTATTAAGGTATGATGATGATATTATtctttagttatttattaattatttatgattatttctTCCAATTGTAGGGACTAATAAGATGAGTGAAagctatttttttataaagttgaacAGATTTTGTGCAAGACATCGGTATGCCAACTAGTCTATAAAATGTAAAGGTGATGACCTCAAATTGTGATTTTAGATTTGTGCAAAATCATCTTATTAGAACAATTAGATGAGAATATTACCAAGTTGTAAGTATTGATGGAGGGTGATGCAATTAGATGAGAATATTACAATGATGTGGACAAAGGCATTTCAGTTTGAGATTCTGAAATGTGATATTGTGGACGACAACATATGCAAGAGTTTCAATTCTTCCATCCTTAGAGCTCGGGATACAAAAATTTGTACTATGTTGGAATTGATAAGGTTGAATGTTATGGAAAATAGAATTAAGTATCGCAAGTTAGTGAGAAAGTGACCTCACAATATATCGCCCAATGCCAAAAGTTTACTTGAAGAGAGTATATCTCATTATCACAAATGCCATGCTATTTTTTTGTTGTGATCATGGCTATGAAATAACATATGATAATCATAAACACACAATTGATCTTCTGAATGAGAGATGCTCATGTACATTGTGGAATATTAGCGACATCCCGTGCGTACATAGTGACATTAGAGGACTACATTTTTCATTGGTATAAAATTTGAAGGCATATATGTTTAACATAAATCTTTTGAGGAACCGAAGGTTTGCCATAGTGACTCTAACTTAAAATTTTTACCGTCAAAATGCATCTTCATGTGAGCCGGTAGACCTAAGAAGAACATAAGAAAAACTCCCAATGCACTGCAATCTCATGGTAAGAGGTCAAAGAGGGGCTCAATGTATGGTAGTAATTGTAAACAAGAAGGTCACAACAAAAAATGATGCAAAATGATAGTGGTGGCATAAACAATGCTCCTCCAAGAGATAgtgtatgtatttttttattgtgtaaATATGAATTCGATGTTTTGATTGTACATGCATGTACATGCAAGATCGAGCTTCACAAAGACAATCCTCGCAAGTCATATCTTCGCAAGGTCAATCATCATTAGGACAATTCCGCAAATCTTTCAAAACAAATCCTCAAGGAGAATTCTCTACTCTTCGCAAGGTCAATCATCATTATaggcatttttttaaaaattataagtcacttttttcctatttttaatTGTTGGTACAAGTATTAGTACAACTACATCAGTTCTTGTTGGTGTCACTCAGTACAAAATGATATTAGGTTGCCCTATCTAACATGAAAATGTGTACTAGTAATCTCAACCACACAACTGCAAGATGCTGTTAGGGAACAAAGAAGAAactttttgagaaaaaaatattatgtgattgtatttattttggtaatatatactattttatcAATCATATTTTGAATCAGGTAATATCATTTTTGTTGAACCCATTGtagttcaatttttaattttcatataaatattttttttagttgttaTGAAGTTAATCTGTTTGATTGATTATAAagattcaatttaatataatatatttttggttggtaatatcatttttattacaTTGGTAGGTTTCTGGTGAACTTAGacttgtttgatctagggttaattaaataaactaatgattatttttaaatgacctttttagtttttatacaAGTTATTGAAAATTAGGTCATTTTGGTTGATGACGTGATTGATAATAGAATGGTGTTAaatattgagttatttgaaattaatctcaaataaccgaCGTCAAACAAAGTCGTTTAATTGCTAATTATAGGGGATCATCAAGAGATTGTGTTTTTCTCtattatttcatttgaattaaaattggaTATAAATGAAATGTAATATTAAGTTGCTAGTATGTTCTCTTTAGGTTGGGGAAAAATACATCATTATATGTTCTGAGATATAGAAGATGGAGTTGTTTCTCCTTATGTTGTTTATGACTGGTACTCTTTACAAAGAGTTTGTTTTTTGctgctttttttttattgtataagCTAGTAGTTATAACACAGTTTATAGTTTTTGTTTTGTCTCAATAAACGGTTTTCAATACTTAGGCATACTTGTTTAAGAGGGTTTTCAATACTTAGGCATACTtgtttaagagttttttttattaggtaatGGGAAAAGGAATGATGAGCGAATGTTTGGCAAAAgtatataattaactaatagtaaaataattacCTTCTACTAATGATTCGTTCAATTCTCTTAGGAGTTATAATACTTTAtttcattcatcttcttcactTCATCAAACATGTCTTGGCCTTCTTCTTTACTGAAACCTTCAACTCCTCCAACTTTCCTAGTTTACTCTTTGGAACTCCAATCCTCTTCCCCGGATGATCATTTGTCCTGTATTTCTACCATTGGGTACGAGCACAACACAAACTGCTTCGTAACTTAACTGGTAAATTTCTCATACTTTTAGTTTGTGAAGTTATAAGGCATATGTTtctttgtttttactttttcatgtATATGATGAGTTTGGTCACTCTGTTTTGTTAGTTCGTCGGTAAACTTTtctattgtatatttttatatctttcGTTCATTTTTGAACTGTATTAGAAGGGTTCTTTCAGTGTTTTTGTTCTATAAATGTTGTATGTATTACTGATAATATCTTCGACCaggaaaatatatttagaagaatgaactttttatttatttacatttgcATTTAGCTGGGATTAGAGTTTTTCGGACTGTTCGTTCCATCGGAATATCATTTTTCTCGGCCTTGTTCTAGTTTTCTGATGTTGTAAGCAAttactttttgaaaaaaatttgttcatttttaaACCCTAGCTCATACGGTTTAGGCAGTGAGCTCCTCTTAGTCTTGAAGCTGACTAACATCTTCACATTCAATCTACAATCTTGTAGCTTGTAGTATTTTCATCTTTTCTTACAATTTTGGTTGCCTTTGCACATGAATTTCTAGTTTGGATCATGTCATGTTTAAATTGAAACTATTTATTTGAATCAATGTCTTATTTGGATTgaaactatttttataaaatatgttagttCTCACATCAACCCATAAATATTATTCATAGATAATTATTTCCTTCATATGATACTATTTCActgataaaaattaattgtctgtatttgttatgttttctCCAAATTCAAATG is part of the Impatiens glandulifera chromosome 1, dImpGla2.1, whole genome shotgun sequence genome and encodes:
- the LOC124928894 gene encoding cytochrome b561 and DOMON domain-containing protein At5g47530-like, with translation MIGAQSLVAYQDSTGNVQAYTSPINSYNTHLGKADLSFNVPSLSAELRSSRNEMIIYATIELPTDETTFNHVWQEGPVINGNSMAMHSTSGENMMSTAIVDFSSDYNVTSNTSPSPPLAEKSKELPENDNNGGPATNGKQTCPPYTFSSNKIYRSCSSLSVLNSFLHWNYNKPNNTVDIAYRHADVTSSQWVSWALNLQNSGMIGAQCLVAYINSNNGSVHVYTSSITDYNTDMSQGALTFNVSNISGEFLEGDQMIIIYATLVLPAGKTTFNQVWQDGPVSGNNLGQHSTTGSNMKSFGTVDFSTEAVSTGGEGSSGRTDKYIHGIINGLSWGVMIPLGAMIARYLKVFKSAVPVWFYIHIICQTLAYIGGVVGLVTGLNLDGKQGNDFHKTIGVTLVVLGTLQVFALLLRPNKDHKYRFYWNLYHWGCGYATIILSIINIFYGIELLNPGKAWKLAYMGILILFGIMAMFLEVYTWIMVLAERKKGGRSSPKYTFAGIGNGEMSIGGYGSSSRSHLDHL